Below is a genomic region from Prunus persica cultivar Lovell chromosome G3, Prunus_persica_NCBIv2, whole genome shotgun sequence.
GGatagaaggaaaagaagaaagagggagaaaaaagaaaaagaaagaagagagatttaaatttacaaaattacCCATGTTCTTAACGGGTTAACAGGTATTCGCGAATAACACTGACACGACCTATTAACTTAACAGGTCCACCTGTTTTCAACCCGACCTCTTAAGCCCAACTCgaatattgaaattatttttttcgtgTGAATTCGTATCGTTTTAGCAAGTCGTGGACAATATTGCCAGATCTATTTTCAGCAATAGCATCAACGAAAGGAATTACTCAACTCACAACATAAACTAGTCTCTATGTTTGAGCAACAACTTGGTTATGGAATCAATGATGATAGGACTAAGTATTGGTTAGTGAAGAATTTATGGGACATAGAATGGGGTGAAGAAGGTTACATAAGAACGTAAAAATATATTGATGCAGCTGATGGACTTTGTGGCATTCTGACAAGACCTGCTTCCGATCTCTAATCTGGAAGTTTCTATAGGTCAACTACAGTCCACTAACCACGTCATAGGAGTTTGGTCACGATCCAACAATCGGATCCTCGTCCATTGTTCAAAAGGACGACAATCAACTAACTTAACCCTAGATTCGCCGATCCAGAATATCTGAACCTACAATTCTAGATCTGTAAGTTCTTACACACTCCTGACAATACAAGGAACTACATATCCCAAGATGGGACCGATTTGAAGGTCTGACCGTTCCTAATCAAAAATTGACCAAAAGACCACAACTTCTATAGGTAAAATGGTAATTTTacaccaaaatttcaaaattttgaaaggaAAATCAGGACAAGATGTTACACATTGCTATGTCTGTCTCTTACCTCACTACTTGACTTTACCATAAAATCAAAGTCAATTCCTGGTATGGCTTGTAGGAATTGCCATATGTATGAAACTAATAGGGTTAACATAAAACTACCCCAATTTTGAGAATCGTTTCAAAATTAGTATCCAACCTTCAAAAACTTGCAAACAGATACCTTAAGTCACccaaaacatacaaattcaCCTCGCGGTTAGCTAAACTGCtggtcaaaattcaaattgttAAATGACTGGAAAATGTGTGTCCCACAATTTACACTAATAATTGTTCCAcgtggaaaaaaaattaaaaattcattttcaGTTAAATAAGAAAACCTATATCTCCTTTTTCTCCCCTTCCAGACTCACTCTTCTCCAACGACCATCCCCCTCCACCCCTTCCATCCGCTCACCCAATCTTCTCCGACGACCATCGCCCCACCTACCTTCTCCCCAACAAATTTCTTCAGCACACCCATTGCCATGCCCACCCAAATCTCCTGACCCCACACACACCAAAGCCTCCTCGAAAAATAGCCCCAAATCCGCCCTCCATTGCCCCATCCACCTTCTCATCTGCCTCCCCACTCCCTCTCCAAATATTTCAACATGGCAGACCCTAAAATGAACCACAGATGCAAATTaaaatgaacccaaatttttcgaaagaaaacaaatattttcctAACCCCCTGTTGTACTTGCTGTAGCCCTGcttttttgaatgaaatttctTCAGGTTTagaccaaaaaaccaaaataataatatttaactATAGAAAGATGGGCTTTtcatggaaaaaataaacaatgaaTAATACTACTCTTATCCCATTTTTATACCATTTTTTATACTATCTTATGTAGCAACTGAGGTGGATAGccacattaattaaaattatttaatattttcttttcttttatgatttatttcaatatttatttttctaattgccTAAACCCTTTACAACTGAAGACGGCGCATATCAAATCAGCCACACAAATTTAGAGCTTTCAACGCTAGAGGTGAGTGGTTGCTGGGCTAGGCAAGGGGAAGGGCAGGGCCCTCGAATCTGAGACATAGACGGAGAGACAAAGATGACAATCAACCCATCCACAGACAAGGCAAAGTTAAAAATATGGTCCAAGCCTAAAAGTGTTtcgaaggaaaaataaaatatgctaTCTGCTTACAAAATATACAGAAGATCAGCTTCACGTCAATAAGATAGCCTCCAAAACCTCATATTCAAGAAATCCAAAGGACAATGGTTCAATTACGTTTCGAAAGAAGGCTGTACTTACACAAATTCTTATGccataaaagtaaataaaataaaataaaaatcactgAGAACCTAAAGCAAGGTCATGCCAACCATCTGCAGCAACTCGTTGAGTCTCCTGATCTGATcaatgagaaaaattggaaaagagaaatcagtaggaaagaaaaaaatttccccCAAGCAAATGCAATAATAGTCCACAGATAATGGCCGAGCTCCAAAAATCCATCCTGTTCCCTAGAGTTTACCTGACTTTTCACTGGTAAAGTGGGTGACAGACATACAGAATTACATGGACCACAGCAGCAAAAGTAATGATATCAAAGTATAGTAGGATATTCATCGAAATATTTCAGACAAACGAGCAAAGAAATAACTGCCCTAATAGTTAATATGGAAAACTGAAGCAATGCCCCCGGAACACCAGTGCCACTTCTTCCTCTGCCCCAAACCCCCCACCATCACCCTGGCTctcccaaataaaaaaaggaatatgTATATTGTGATGagttaataatttcaaaactttGCAAATGGGAGTCCTGCGATCAGTTTTTTGGAATTCCATTCAATTTCCTGTTGAGAAAAGTCATGTATCAAGCATGTGAGCCACTTTTTGAGAGTAAATTTATCTATTCAAGTGTCTCTCCTTTCCCaccatctctttctctctcttcactctcTTGCTCTTCTCTTAATGtccaaattaatcaaattctAAAGTGGTTCAGAAAGCAGATATGGAGGAACTGAATTTCATATGGTTTTTATCTTCAAATCCACTGGGCTAGAACTAGGCTTGTATTCCTACATGTGGGATTGAAGCTCAATTGCTTGTGCTCCCCATGCTTTGGATCTATCCCTATTGCTCAAAGAAGTATTAAAAAGCACATATTCATAGCTGGAGTACCTACACAATCCATTGCTAAAACTGTAAAAAGGTAAACACCATTATGTCATCCTCGAACCCATTCCGTGACCCAATGTGAAACCCACTTCTTCACTCTATGGCCAATATCAACCAAAGAACCCCCCCTTGCTCTTAAGTTGGTAACAAAAGTATACTGAAGAGTTAAACATAAAGACCCACAACTAAtttgcgagagagagagagacccaaaaccaatttccgTGAGAGAGAGGGACAGCTGGGAAAGAATTCAAGACTAACACAAAGACAAAACAGATTTGGCGGATAATTGAATGGACAAAGCAACAGTGTGAAAGTTTAAAGGGGatcaaatcttttttttttttttaggggaCAAAGGGACTCGCGGGGGTCACAAAGTTTCTTAAAGTATAAACAGACGTACTTGAATCCTCGGTGTCATCAGTCCGTACAACAAGCACTGGCGGAAGGGGAAGTtctgcaataaaaaaagacaattttaaCAATTGAATGAAAAGaattaatgaaataaataCTTTTCCTTCAATGAATGCATGAAAGTGCATATCAAAGGGGGAAGGAAAAACTATACCATCATCAGGAAGAGTGCTTCTCATCCATTCTTCATCCACAATATCTATGAGTATACCCGGGTTTAACTCAGCCATTTGTTCTATACCCAAGGAAAATCTAATCCAGAATTTTTGTGCAGTTCGAACTAGTATCGGTGTATCTGTAAATGAGAAACATGAACTAACACATTAATAAAAGACATACATTGGGTagaacaaaagaaacagaaccaGTATATTAAACTACAGAGAAAAATAACTCTGCCATAACACGTTCATGATACATGAGCAATCTCCAAGACCGATGATAATATCTCAAACAAACTCAAGCTAATGACATCTAACTAAAAGCAGCAATTTCATAGCATGATGAAGTACAGGGTAGCTTAACCTTGCaacgttttctttttctttgtctttaaaaaatatgaaattaagaATGCCATTGTTTTCGAAATATAAGGACGCAATAAGTGAAGGATACAGAAAAAGAAGCAACACTATACCGACGTGCCCTAGCTCAGGTGGTAAAGTAGCCTAAAATAGAAGTTGTAATATTTCCAAGCATGgaaatgaatttaaaaattaaaattcaaacGAATTCTGCATTCATTTGAGAACAGCCACTCTTCTTGGCTAGAACAGCCTTCAATCACCAAAAGTAGCATCagtattataaatttaagaaATACATCCAATTCCCATTGGCCCAGAATCCAGATTCCAAAGAATCAAATCTCTATCATTAGATATTTCCTgttttataattatatgtgTATTATCAAGCAAAATTAGCCTAAATTTCCTGTTGTCACTGCTTAATGCTTACGCATGTAGGACAGGTACAAAACTATACACCACTCAAAACCGCCCATATTTAAGTAGCATGAAACTTACAGAGTTATTTTTCTCTGTAGTTTATTTGTTTCATGCTACTTAAATATGTTTTGTGCCTGCAATGCTTGTCCTTTACGTTCAAAATCTGTAAACTAAAAAAGATTATACTTCAAAAAGCACACTAATTCTGTTGTGCTTTCATATTGCATGGAGGTGCAATCATCAAATAAATGCTGAATTAAGAATTTCATATATCCCCCTCCCCTTCTCTCCACTACCAAAACGCAGGCATTCACTCTCGACAATAGCCGAAGGGAAAGATAAAATTTGTATACTCAAGCATTTGTGTGAATGCATACAgatagatatggcctttggatataaatatttaatgaaTCAATTATTACCATAGCTGCAGGAAATATCTCTGAAACACTAAATCGCCTGATATGGAACAAATGAGACATTCTGGCTCTGTATGATACCTACGGAAAGACAAAAACTTTACCAGCAAAGACCTAACAGGCAATAAAGCAATACACCCGCATTCTAGCTTATGCTAGATGTCTAAGGAAGCTTTAAAGATTTCAAGTCTAGTCGATTCCCGGATGCTTTCCGTCTCTCAAAATGACACTAAgttgtttataaaaatcaattttagCAGAGTTACACCAAATTTCCGCCAAAATCATGCTACATGGAAACCATGTCATAGTTTCTGTTGGTGAACTGAAGAAATCAGACAAACAAACCAACTGATTAGAACAGTAACTTTCTCCAATTACCATCTGTATATCACCGCAAACAGGGAATAACATTAGGCACCATGTCACAAGGTTTGACGGGTATGTAACATGATTGCCTTGATGAAATAGAAGTTAAAAATTATTGACTGGACAACAGCCCAAAAAACAACCAACACAGAAGACTTACATGTAGTATAGGACAATTAATTTGTCCCTATGGAAAATCCTATCATTATATGACTGGAAGTCTTAGCATCCTATAATTACTTTCGAAGCAAAACCAAGGCCTAGTATTTGAGAGACCtaataaataatcaaataaaatataaaaccaaaacccatttCATGATGCAACAGCATTAACGATCCTTAACTTGAAATGCAAAGCAATCTATCTACAATTAATTGAACCCACCTAGAGTAAAATGTTCAATTAATTTATCAATCCATTTACAGTTAATTGAACCCAGATAGAGTCCTTCAATTAATTTACCATTCATCTCTCATAATGCAGAAATTCactccagagagagagagagagagagagagagagagagagagagagaatcagaGGATACAGAGCCAGGAAACTAATAAAAGTAGCTCATTTATATGATTTTCCAGCTATCTTCATACAcggaccaaaaacaaaagtgccACTCTTGAATTTGATTATCAAGATTGGAACCGTGAGAATTAAACCAGTAGTTTCAGCTATCCACAACAATTTCACATCACAGGCCCAGCACCATACAGTGATACAAAACCTATGTCACAACAAACTGATCATATACATGAAACAAGGAAAACCAAATATGCAATTGAAAAAACAGCTCGCATGATCAGGGCACAGAAACTCTTTAGTAATCATGATCATACAGCAAAGTAAATTTGATGGTCACTATGAAAATTGAAGTCTGAGAACTTACTTGTTGTGAATTGTGAGAGATGAATCAGATGATGTATATACCCAGAAGCCAAAAAGTTTGAGAATTCATGGATTACGCATAAACCCCAATTTCAGTTTTGGCTTTGCTTATAAAGGTACTAGAAGAAATAATAAACTACTGACCAAGACACGGaacacaaaagaaatatgaagGAGAGAGGTCCATATATGGCACCTACACTATAGAATTTCGCATCAACATTGAGGGTTATTATCAAAAGACTTATTTATCGTGAAACTATGGTCAAATTTTACTGTCTCTTGGAAGCCAAAGCGGCCCACTTTACCCTATTGACCAAAGTTTGGTGTTCCATGTTGCCCCTACTGTCATATCCATCCAAActccgtcaattttgttaactgaACCTTTTGGGCTTTGTTTGATCTGCTTAACATTAAAGTGgtaaaacaaaacccaatatTTCGTTTAGCACACTGATTAAATCAATGtgagcaaaaaagaaaaccaaaaatttgatttctcCAACATAGAACCAGCAACCCATAAAGAACATCCACCATCAATATGTTTGCATCACAGATTCACGATTAACATAACACTAATTAAAAGTACAACaatccaaaaaatatatttacacTCTAAGAAAAATGCGGCAGCCAGAAACCGAATGCGTCAACCCAGAAATTTAACTTACAAACCAAAGTTAAGCATCCAGAAAACCGCCCAaaccataaacaaaacaaaaacctgaACCCAGCAAACAacagaaaacccaaaatctaATTAAACCCTTTACCGGTAATCGAAAAAATTGCAGTtgaacacaaacccaaaattGCACCCGAAACATGAAACCACAGAGGGAGCGGTGAGATGAAGAGAGAGCGTAGATAGAGAGTGAGGGAGAGAGTGAGAGCATACCCAAACTTGCAGAGAGACGACAAAGAACAGAGAGGCCTCAGAAAAACACTCGTTCGGTGACCAAATATTTTGCTCAAAGAATCACAGAGAAGTgtgtgggttttgtttttcatttttggtccTGTAGTTTGTTGGTTTAtcacttcttttgttttttgcgaAAGTGTTGGTTTATCACTTTTGTCCCTACAATTTCAATTTGTAAATTTATCCTGTAATTTTCCATTCGGAGGAATTCAATGAAACATTTCATTTTCTATTACATACATGCCACTCAGGTGGAGGGGTATGTTCGTCCATTCCAGCAAAATTACTCTGAAATTCCTCCCAATTTCCCAAATTTCAATCCAAAGATACAACTTTTTTAGAAACCCTAAGTTTAAGAATCATGTCGAAAGTGAATGTGAAGAGCTCCAGCTTGTGTTTTACCATTTGACGGTTTGATTGGACCAAATTACCCCTACATGCTAGGGGCACGTGGTCAAAACTCAACgaaatttaaagaaattttacacaaattcaaatttgtccttgaattgctttGAATGGAAAACCACAATGatcaaattcacaaaattaaaactacgGAGGACCGAAGTGATAAAATCGGTAAATTACAAAGACCAAGAGTAaccttttgccttttttttaatgttcttttgttttctagaAGAGTGagtaatgaaagaaaaaagaacttcTGGAGTTGAGTATTATAATTTTGGTTTAGTTGTTGTTTTGCCCTTTGTTCTTTCACTCGAATCTAACCTTCCTCTTGCGATATCAACTAAACTTTGCCAATTGTGCTTTTACTCAATGTGTGTGTTTGGATAAGGGAGTTTAAATGAcctaaatagaaaattagagAAAGCACCATTACaactacatatattatacaaaaacCTTTAGAGAGTctatttggagaagaaaaattcTCAACTAACCACTCGTCATTCTAATTAGTTTTTACTGTGTCATCATTTTCCCACTTAAAAATACAgcatgatattttttttcttctctaaaaTGTAATGTTATAATGAGCCTATATATCAATAAAACTATTAACATACTGATGTGACATGAACATTTTAGTAATatgaacaattaaaaaattatatcacaaaaaagtttaaaaggAACTAAAATGTGCCCATCATGGACACCTAAACTTTTGGGGGCCCCTTTACCGTTTATACAATTTtatacaaattataaaaataaaaataaaaattgccaGTTTAATAAATTAGGTGTCAATGAGTACGTGAGTGATTTTCAAACATTGATGCAGTGAGGCTTACACTTATTTCCTAAGCTAATAAAGATTGCCCCAAATATGGATGTACTAAGTTACATAATTACATGGTTTGTGATATACTAAGTTACAGAATAGTACATAATATATGTGTGTCTTGAAATTATTCTTATTTGGAGTTGTAGCTAGTTTAAAGttatatattttccttttgataGTGTGTGCTTCGCTATGTATATGCTTCCAAATAACGAAGTGTTGGTTGAATTAGGTATGCAACGTTAAAACACAACTAAACGAAAATAGAGAAGTTTTTGCAGCTTTATATTAAGCTTTCCAGTTTACTTACAGATACAATCTTCATTAAGTATTAGTTTCATACATACTGCAATACCTACAAACCCTATGCAGTGGGGTAAGAGGCTTCCATAGCAATGCCACATAGGCCTTCCTTAGCATCAACATCTCTTTGCATTCTTATGTATCCTTCTTCACCCCATTCCGTGCCCCATGAGTTTTTCACCAACCAATACTTAGTCCCATCATCACTGACTCCATAACCAACAGCCGTAACACCATGGTCTAGGCTCGTTCCGCAAGTTCCTGTAAAGACACCACTTGAATAGAATTGGAAGTCAGAACCACTAGCGTCAATGGCAACAGAAACAGGTTGATGAGCGACCGCGTTAAGAAGGGCCTTTTCGTCGTTTGCGGGAACATCTTCGTGGCCAGTTATCTTGGCTGCAATGTTAGCTTCCTTCTTGGTGTTGCATGTACCATCAACACCGTTGTAGGGGTAGTTAGCTTCTGTGCTAAGCCCATGATTTTGTTGGATGAACTGAAAGGCATCATCCATTAAACCACCCTCACAACCTTGGTCTACACCTTTGGTGTCGCAATCAACAAGCTCTTGCTCAGACAAAGAGACCAGTTTACCAGTTGTAAGTTGAGTAATTCCTTCTGTAGCTGCCACTGCTGAAAATGCCCAACAACATCCTGTATTTTGATTGCACATAGAAGCAgtaagaaaaacagaaaaataataataaattccaaAAGGAGAACATGTAGTGTTTCTCCAATTTACCACATTGGCCTTGGTCCTTGATGGGTGTTACAGCTCCTTTCTTTCTCCAATCCATCGTAGCTGGCACCGATGTCGTAACATTTTCATACTTGAAGGAAGTCGTTTTTGTGGAACATTCATGCCCCTTGAATCTATTTCTTGAGGCTATGAATTCTTCATTTGTAAGGTCTGTAAATTGATTGACTCTTAATTTGTAAGGTTTGCTTGTATCGGCGTTGGAAGATTCTATATATGCAACATTTTCCTTAAATATCTTGAAacgtttttctttctcttcattgTCGGTATATACACGCCCATAACGAGTCATCCACTGTTCGTGTCTCCCATACATGGATGCATCTTGAAGACTACGAGAAGTGGCTTCAGAAGACCATGCACCCAACATGATGATTAACGCCAGACAAGTACAGAATTTGCACAGCTGCAGGTTAATGGACTCCATGGTAGCAAGTGGAAGCAAGTAGAATCTGATAAAGAAAAGGAATTAAAGAGTAGGTATATGGAAATGGGAGACTCCTCCGCAGTTTATGTAGTGTGTTTCTTTGCCATCTCCGTGCCCCAAAAAATGCTCTGTCGTTAATCTTCGTGACCCCAAAAATGTTCTGATATGGACCTTGGTATAAGTCATTGGTGTGAGACGATAAGTTATTGGTCACAATGGGCCCTACTATTTACCATCGTCCTTTTGTGCATAGTGTTCACAATGGGCCCtacaggaaaaagaaatccaTCGTCCTTTTGTGCTTAGTGTTCAGAACATTTTTGGGGTCACGATGGGCCCCACTATTTACCAGTTGGATCCTAAACTAAGGACCATTTGCGGACCAATACACGTACCAGAACATGCTTGTCATTTTTCCgtaattttgataattaaaTGCTGAATTTATGatttaatgttttcttttaagtcTGATATTAGTTGGGTGGTGCATGATTGTAGAATACTTCTGTCACAGTTAGCGGTCTATAGATTAACTCGTTTTGCTTTGTCTTTAATTGGAGTATCTTTATGATATGAAAACTCTCCTAACATCATATAAGATGTTTTCGTTGAAAAGAgcttataatttatatttgcttCAATAAAGTCGTTCccttatattttcttatgTTCAAAGTGGTTTTCAATTGC
It encodes:
- the LOC18780134 gene encoding anaphase-promoting complex subunit 13, translated to MAELNPGILIDIVDEEWMRSTLPDDELPLPPVLVVRTDDTEDSNQETQRVAADGWHDLALGSQ
- the LOC18780318 gene encoding senescence-specific cysteine protease SAG39, which encodes MESINLQLCKFCTCLALIIMLGAWSSEATSRSLQDASMYGRHEQWMTRYGRVYTDNEEKEKRFKIFKENVAYIESSNADTSKPYKLRVNQFTDLTNEEFIASRNRFKGHECSTKTTSFKYENVTTSVPATMDWRKKGAVTPIKDQGQCGCCWAFSAVAATEGITQLTTGKLVSLSEQELVDCDTKGVDQGCEGGLMDDAFQFIQQNHGLSTEANYPYNGVDGTCNTKKEANIAAKITGHEDVPANDEKALLNAVAHQPVSVAIDASGSDFQFYSSGVFTGTCGTSLDHGVTAVGYGVSDDGTKYWLVKNSWGTEWGEEGYIRMQRDVDAKEGLCGIAMEASYPTA